From Nicotiana tabacum cultivar K326 chromosome 20, ASM71507v2, whole genome shotgun sequence, one genomic window encodes:
- the LOC107801311 gene encoding 25.3 kDa vesicle transport protein SEC22-1 isoform X1, translated as MVKLTMVARVTDGLPLAEGLDDGRDVPDADFYKQQAKSLFKNLSMGQIDASRMSVETGPYIFHYIIEGRVCYLTMCDRSYPKKLAFQYLEDLKNEFERVNGSQIETAARPYAFIKFDTFIQRTKKLYQDTRTQRNITKLNDELYEVHQIMTRNVQDVLGVGEKLDQVSQMSSRLTSESRIYADKARDLNRQALIRKWAPVAIVIGVVFLLFWAKNKIW; from the exons ATGGTGAAATTGACAATGGTTGCTCGTGTGACTGATGGTCTTCCTTTAGCTGAGGGGCTGGATGATGGTCGTGATGTTCCAGATGCAGATTTCTATAAACAGCAAGCCAAGTCCTTGTTCAAGAACCTCTCTATGGGCCAGATTGACGCATCAAGGATGTCCGTGGAAACTGGGCCTTATATTTTCCA TTATATCATTGAAGGCCGTGTTTGTTATTTGACAATGTGTGATCGCTCTTATCCCAAGAAACTTGCCTTTCAATACCTGGAAGATCTTAAGAATGAGTTTGAGCGTGTCAATGGGAGTCAAATTGAAACTGCTGCTAGGCCTTATGCTTTTATTAAATTTG ATACATTTATACAGAGGACAAAGAAACTGTACCAGGACACCAGAACTCAGCGCAATATTACAAAGTTGAATGATGAACTTTACGAAGTTCATCAGATAATGACTCGAAATGTACAAGATGTTTTAGGTGTTGGTGAAAAGTTGGATC AGGTCAGTCAGATGTCCAGTCGCTTGACATCAGAATCCCGCATATATGCTGATAAAGCAAGAGATTTAAATCGTCAG GCTCTGATTCGGAAATGGGCTCCTGTCGCTATTGTCATTGGAGTTGTCTTTCTCCTCTTCTGGGCAaaaaataagatttggtga
- the LOC107801311 gene encoding 25.3 kDa vesicle transport protein SEC22-1 isoform X2, with protein MVKLTMVARVTDGLPLAEGLDDGRDVPDADFYKQQAKSLFKNLSMGQIDASRMSVETGPYIFHYIIEGRVCYLTMCDRSYPKKLAFQYLEDLKNEFERVNGSQIETAARPYAFIKFDTFIQRTKKLYQDTRTQRNITKLNDELYEVHQIMTRNVQDVLGVGEKLDQVSQMSSRLTSESRIYADKARDLNRQIHIM; from the exons ATGGTGAAATTGACAATGGTTGCTCGTGTGACTGATGGTCTTCCTTTAGCTGAGGGGCTGGATGATGGTCGTGATGTTCCAGATGCAGATTTCTATAAACAGCAAGCCAAGTCCTTGTTCAAGAACCTCTCTATGGGCCAGATTGACGCATCAAGGATGTCCGTGGAAACTGGGCCTTATATTTTCCA TTATATCATTGAAGGCCGTGTTTGTTATTTGACAATGTGTGATCGCTCTTATCCCAAGAAACTTGCCTTTCAATACCTGGAAGATCTTAAGAATGAGTTTGAGCGTGTCAATGGGAGTCAAATTGAAACTGCTGCTAGGCCTTATGCTTTTATTAAATTTG ATACATTTATACAGAGGACAAAGAAACTGTACCAGGACACCAGAACTCAGCGCAATATTACAAAGTTGAATGATGAACTTTACGAAGTTCATCAGATAATGACTCGAAATGTACAAGATGTTTTAGGTGTTGGTGAAAAGTTGGATC AGGTCAGTCAGATGTCCAGTCGCTTGACATCAGAATCCCGCATATATGCTGATAAAGCAAGAGATTTAAATCGTCAG ATTCATATCATGTAG
- the LOC107801309 gene encoding uncharacterized protein LOC107801309, translated as MASLVPDVLIKLLQSMNSNAKVRGEYRSVLLQVISIVPALSGSELWPNHGFFIKVSDSSHSTYVTLSKEDNELILNNKLQLGQFFYVDRMEAGTPVPVLVGVRPIPGRHPFVGNPKDLMQMLESSEVSVKTDKEDNSGQKCNELAELKKENRKKKLVIKEEKAVVASRYMQGLSNHNTKSGGNDQGNGAKGVENESNGSDHKAVPLKGKQPEAKGQTRPTTPSRSRSDAFSPNSDVNVLNSRELLTTPNISTLKRTSSKQENITENGQFSEKLIPWSSLPANLAKPGKGILRRRKLASLIAAEAQEEALTATNLLHCFRMFAELCSSASPESPHLNLAKFFTLNQLMQQPNTKTNDQILDNFASKLSLQEKEKVGKETRSFNGKSTPKSMKPLIEVSVAEKVEWTKGDGSRGMRELREVLFNEIQSWFLKFLEEALDVGFRLDEQDQKKKVRAVQQKDSNNQIALALSQLKHANDWLDKLRCKSTLNKDVVETVDRLKQKLYACLLLHVDSAASALGKPSF; from the exons ATGGCATCCCTCGTACCAGACGTATTGATTAAGCTTCTTCAGAGTATGAACTCCAATGCAAAAGTTCGGGGGGAGTATAGATCAGTTCTTTTACAAGTAATCAGCATTGTCCCTGCCTTGAGTGGTTCAGAATTGTGGCCAAACCACGGCTTCTTTATCAAAGTATCCGATTCTTCTCATTCGACTTATGTTACACTGTCAAAAGAAGATAATGAGCTCATTTTGAACAACAAATTGCAACTTGGCCAGTTCTTCTATGTTGACAGAATGGAGGCTGGAACACCAGTCCCGGTTTTAGTTGGAGTGAGGCCAATTCCAGGGCGACATCCATTTGTAGGTAACCCGAAGGATCTGATGCAAATGTTGGAATCATCTGAGGTTTCTGTTAAAACTGATAAGGAAGATAATTCTGGTCAAAAGTGCAATGAGTTGGCAGAGTTGAAAAAAGAGAACCGAAAGAAGAAACTTGTTATCAAAGAAGAGAAGGCGGTTGTTGCATCGAGGTATATGCAAGGTTTATCAAACCATAACACAAAGTCTGGTGGAAATGATCAAGGCAATGGTGCGAAAGGCGTTGAAAATGAGAGTAATGGATCAGATCACAAAGCTGTACCTTTGAAAGGGAAACAACCAGAGGCTAAAGGTCAG ACACGGCCTACAACTCCTTCACGTAGTCGATCTGATGCATTTTCTCCAAACTCAGATGTCAATGTGTTAAATAGCAGGGAGCTTTTGACAACTCCAAATATTTCAACGTTAAAACGCACTAGCAGCAAACAAGAAAACATTACAGAGAACGGTCAATTTTCTGAAAAACTCATACCCTGGTCCTCACTACCAGCTAACCTCGCAAAGCCAGGGAAG GGGATCCTTAGAAGGAGAAAGTTAGCTTCTTTAATAGCAGCAGAAGCTCAAGAAGAAGCATTAACAGCAACCAATCTTCTTCACTGCTTTAG AATGTTTGCTGAACTGTGCTCATCTGCATCACCAGAGAGCCCCCATCTCAACTTGGCCAAATTTTTCACACTCAACCAGCTCATGCAACAACCAAATACTAAGACAAATGACCAAATCCTAGATAACTTTGCTTCAAAGTTATCTTTACAAGAGAAGGAGAAAGTGGGAAAGGAAACACGTTCCTTTAATGGTAAAAGTACTCCCAAGTCTATGAAGCCTTTAATCGAAGTTTCTGTCGCTGAAAAGGTAGAGTGGACAAAAGGAGATGGTTCTAGAGGCATGAGAGAGTTAAGAGAGGTTCTATTTAATGAAATACAGTCCTGGTTTCTGAAATTCTTGGAGGAAGCACTTGATGTTGGCTTTCGGCTTGATGAGCAGGATCAGAAAAAGAAAGTGCGCGCTGTACAACAAAAGGATTCAAACAACCAAATTGCTCTTGCATTGTCACAGCTTAAGCATGCGAATGACTGGTTGGACAAGCTAAGATGCAAGTCAACCTTGAATAAAGATGTGGTCGAGACAGTTGATAGATTGAAGCAAAAACTCTATGCATGTTTACTGCTTCATGTGGATTCAGCCGCTTCAGCTCTTGGAAAACCAAGTTTTTAA